A single window of Granulicella mallensis MP5ACTX8 DNA harbors:
- the tssG gene encoding type VI secretion system baseplate subunit TssG: MDATSRQSSAAIEVESTREHEALFHMLSEEPFSFRFFQSVRLLERLFPERKPVGYFVSPQSEVVRFSSRTSLNFPASEIQSFRENDSRPNDMEVNFLGLTTVNGPLPHPYAEHLLDRMRAKDYAPGDFFNLFNHRFVSLFYRSWKRYRFFIGYELDKTRGQVSGDPVTASLYSLLGFGTAGLLQRTAVPDEAMLYYAGLLGRNVPTSQALKQLLSDFFEVPVRIEEFTGNWNLLPEEDLTYLNDTGLQSESLGIGTIVGDAVWDQHGTVTVRLGPMPLKQYQDFLPGGVAARQLEAWLRLFGQGEFDFAVRLVLAREEVPGVLLTPEQNGMGRLGFESWLKNRPFLHDAEDAVYRLH, translated from the coding sequence ATGGATGCCACGAGCAGGCAGTCGAGTGCTGCTATAGAAGTTGAAAGTACCCGCGAGCATGAAGCGCTATTCCATATGCTGAGTGAAGAACCCTTTTCCTTCCGCTTCTTTCAGTCCGTGCGCCTGTTGGAGAGATTGTTTCCCGAGCGGAAGCCGGTAGGCTATTTCGTCTCTCCTCAGAGCGAAGTCGTGCGTTTCTCCTCGCGCACGTCACTTAACTTTCCTGCGAGCGAAATACAAAGCTTTCGTGAAAATGACTCGCGACCCAATGACATGGAGGTCAACTTCCTCGGCCTGACTACCGTCAACGGGCCGCTGCCGCATCCCTATGCAGAGCATCTGTTGGACCGTATGCGCGCGAAGGATTATGCCCCGGGTGATTTCTTCAACCTCTTCAATCACCGCTTTGTCTCTCTTTTCTATCGTAGTTGGAAGAGATATCGCTTCTTTATTGGTTACGAACTGGATAAGACGCGTGGGCAGGTTAGTGGAGACCCGGTCACGGCTAGTCTCTATAGCTTGCTTGGATTCGGCACTGCTGGTTTGTTGCAACGCACTGCCGTGCCCGATGAGGCCATGCTTTACTACGCAGGTCTGCTGGGACGCAATGTGCCGACTTCGCAGGCGCTGAAGCAGCTGCTCAGCGACTTCTTTGAAGTGCCGGTACGAATCGAAGAGTTTACCGGAAACTGGAACCTTTTGCCGGAAGAGGATCTTACCTATCTGAACGATACCGGGCTGCAATCAGAGTCCCTGGGCATCGGCACGATTGTGGGCGATGCGGTATGGGACCAGCACGGCACAGTGACGGTACGTCTAGGGCCTATGCCGCTGAAGCAGTACCAAGACTTTCTTCCCGGAGGTGTTGCGGCCAGGCAACTGGAAGCCTGGTTGCGGCTCTTCGGACAGGGAGAGTTCGACTTTGCGGTGCGACTGGTGCTTGCACGCGAAGAGGTGCCGGGAGTGTTGCTAACGCCGGAACAAAACGGAATGGGCAGGCTCGGCTTTGAAAGCTGGTTGAAGAATCGTCCGTTTCTGCACGATGCAGAGGACGCTGTGTACCGCCTGCACTAG
- the tssF gene encoding type VI secretion system baseplate subunit TssF yields MRPELLDSYERELAYLRDMGAEFGRKYPRVASRLLLEPDRCEDPHVERLIESFAFMAARLHLRLDDDLPELTSSLLNLIYPHYLRPIPAMTVVECQIEAESAGKQSSSLMMPEGTMLNTRRNVDGMTCRFRTTYPVELWPITVAECSWRMPEQLPRPVRIAGAAAALRMVLRGGKDVKPGALGISSLRFYISGDSNVVFTLYELLASKCISILLRDPRAPEGRTITIPPSSLRPVGFEEEESLLPYPRRSFDGYRLLQEYFAFPQKFLFFDLSGLEAMSAFAASDEVELLFHFSRFERPERQQVLEVGVSNETLRLGCTPAINLFSQAAEPILLTQTQHEYRVTADARYTRMMEVFSIDDVLATSPSKRQTTPLAPLYAYRYNTIAQEQGVFWHANRRYSSFEERQPSSVFLSLVDLNGSLTEPGAEVLTVHCTCSNHDLPSQLSFGAAEGDFEAVNFAGVQRIRALHRPTSSLDPPAGKGQLWRLISQLSLNYLSLGEGGLGALQEILRIHNFSESSQVESQIAGLIAMRNKRHFAIMRADYGNTPARGTRVEIELDERQFANGGAYLFASVLERFLGSYVSMNSFCQLRAESNLRKEGLGTWMPRAGSRVLL; encoded by the coding sequence ATGCGACCTGAGTTACTAGATTCTTATGAACGCGAGCTAGCCTATCTCCGTGATATGGGGGCGGAGTTTGGCCGCAAGTACCCACGCGTGGCCAGCCGGCTGCTGCTCGAACCGGATCGCTGCGAAGACCCTCATGTCGAGCGGTTGATCGAGTCATTCGCCTTTATGGCGGCCCGGCTTCATCTGCGCCTGGATGACGATCTGCCGGAGCTGACCTCCTCTCTCCTCAACCTTATTTATCCGCATTACCTGCGGCCCATTCCGGCGATGACCGTTGTGGAATGTCAGATCGAGGCTGAGAGTGCTGGCAAACAAAGTTCCTCTCTGATGATGCCTGAGGGGACGATGCTCAATACGCGAAGAAACGTGGATGGTATGACGTGCCGCTTTCGCACCACCTACCCGGTCGAACTGTGGCCAATCACCGTGGCGGAATGTTCCTGGCGTATGCCCGAACAGTTGCCGCGTCCGGTAAGGATTGCAGGTGCTGCAGCGGCTTTACGTATGGTGCTGCGCGGTGGCAAGGATGTTAAGCCTGGGGCACTCGGTATCTCTTCATTGCGCTTCTATATCTCTGGTGACAGCAACGTCGTCTTCACGCTGTATGAGTTGTTGGCGAGTAAGTGCATCTCCATTCTGCTAAGAGACCCTCGTGCCCCTGAGGGAAGAACGATCACTATCCCGCCGTCGTCGCTCAGGCCTGTGGGCTTTGAAGAAGAGGAGAGCCTGCTGCCTTATCCGAGGCGCTCGTTCGACGGCTACCGGCTCCTGCAGGAGTACTTTGCCTTTCCGCAGAAGTTTCTCTTCTTCGACCTCTCGGGATTGGAAGCTATGTCAGCGTTCGCAGCGAGTGATGAGGTTGAACTGCTGTTTCACTTCAGCCGATTCGAGAGGCCGGAACGTCAGCAAGTTCTCGAGGTCGGTGTCTCAAATGAAACTCTGCGGCTTGGCTGCACTCCGGCTATTAATTTGTTTTCTCAGGCGGCCGAACCGATACTCCTGACGCAGACGCAACATGAGTACCGCGTGACGGCCGATGCGCGTTATACCCGCATGATGGAAGTCTTTTCAATCGACGACGTGCTCGCAACCAGCCCGAGCAAACGGCAAACTACACCTCTCGCACCCCTCTATGCCTATCGTTACAACACGATCGCGCAGGAGCAGGGAGTGTTCTGGCATGCCAATCGCCGGTATTCATCTTTTGAAGAGAGACAGCCTTCGTCCGTGTTTCTGTCGCTGGTCGATCTGAACGGTTCACTCACCGAGCCGGGCGCGGAAGTGCTGACGGTTCACTGCACCTGTTCTAACCATGACCTGCCATCGCAACTGAGTTTCGGAGCCGCGGAGGGTGACTTCGAGGCAGTGAATTTTGCGGGTGTACAGCGCATTCGAGCATTACACCGACCCACGTCTTCGCTCGATCCGCCTGCCGGCAAGGGCCAGCTGTGGCGACTCATCTCGCAGCTATCGCTCAATTACCTTTCGCTCGGCGAAGGCGGTCTGGGGGCTTTGCAGGAGATTCTGCGCATTCATAACTTCTCTGAATCCTCGCAGGTGGAGTCGCAGATTGCCGGACTGATTGCCATGCGAAATAAACGGCACTTCGCCATCATGCGTGCCGATTACGGCAATACTCCGGCACGAGGGACGCGCGTCGAAATAGAACTCGACGAGCGGCAGTTTGCTAATGGCGGAGCTTATCTCTTTGCGAGTGTGCTGGAGAGATTTCTCGGCTCCTATGTGTCGATGAACAGTTTTTGCCAGTTGCGAGCAGAAAGCAATCTACGAAAGGAGGGACTGGGAACATGGATGCCACGAGCAGGCAGTCGAGTGCTGCTATAG
- the tssE gene encoding type VI secretion system baseplate subunit TssE, whose amino-acid sequence MARAPELLVTQSVLDRLSTTEDWPTTRAQSIRFLRDSIKRNLEWLLNTRRPPIEGIEGYPLARNTVLYYGLLDLGSLSLASTDDQKRLQQRIAEMVEHSEPRLQEVQVRLEDGDLQKKKLRFHIGARMQMKPLPEEIAFDTVLDLATGEYQVD is encoded by the coding sequence ATGGCACGAGCGCCTGAGTTATTGGTAACGCAATCTGTACTTGACCGGTTGAGCACGACTGAAGACTGGCCAACGACCCGCGCGCAATCCATTCGATTTTTACGTGACAGCATCAAACGCAATCTTGAATGGCTGCTGAATACGCGTCGCCCTCCTATCGAAGGTATTGAAGGCTATCCTCTTGCTCGTAATACGGTTCTTTATTACGGGTTGTTGGATCTTGGCTCGCTTAGTCTCGCTTCAACCGATGATCAGAAGCGCCTGCAGCAGAGAATCGCCGAGATGGTGGAGCACTCTGAGCCACGTTTGCAAGAAGTGCAGGTGCGCCTTGAAGACGGAGACCTGCAGAAAAAGAAGCTGCGCTTCCACATTGGCGCTCGCATGCAGATGAAGCCTTTGCCGGAGGAGATCGCCTTCGACACCGTACTGGATCTCGCTACTGGCGAATATCAGGTGGATTGA
- the tssA gene encoding type VI secretion system protein TssA: MPLRDDLLTPIAGDNPAGASLRYDRVYDQIKEARTEDDDSLPTGAWERQSKRADFKVVAKLAGEALANRSKDLHLAVWLGEALLKQEGISPLTSILQLCLDLQQNFWETLYPEIDEGDPGLRVVPLQWAANRYAALVYGAGLTLEPINFFEYKAARVVGREEDANNSEQQREVRAKAIADGKLTSEEVDEAIAATPKAFYVALDGSLVSAIEVLRELDVYCEESYGQEAPSFRKLREALEEVQNLVGSLLRDKRRLEPDPAEDTSGGEIEREIYASDGEASSALTASLDEGNDQSAQAPTHSASKQPLRSEKRQTSACESWDDALGHIESAVTYMGGQDPSSPLPFLLRSSMRLAELRGISVSRQMEYLIAPSSELRQALKGVAGSGDWLELHRQSFEALGTPCGRGWLDLYRYLWTSCRAMGWEAQQLSIAVAMQQILRELPELREWTLNDDTPVANAETMRWLAEEIAPPIAHGNHEEEHSAAAPVAIAMPVVALVSEGESSGAAEAEDLFHTAQELAARGQVQGAIQMLARDAEHQSIGRLRYSRNLQIAELCLQSGNSAVAVPMLQELIREVEDRKLESWEPRGIVAKPYVLLLQCASAVTLDAAPLFARLCAIDPSVALAITPPAQS; encoded by the coding sequence ATGCCACTGCGTGACGATCTACTGACACCTATTGCCGGGGATAATCCAGCAGGCGCAAGCCTCCGCTATGACCGGGTCTATGACCAGATCAAAGAGGCTCGTACGGAGGATGACGACTCTCTTCCGACGGGTGCCTGGGAGCGGCAGAGCAAACGTGCTGACTTTAAGGTTGTTGCGAAGTTAGCCGGCGAGGCGTTGGCAAATCGGAGTAAGGACCTGCACCTTGCTGTCTGGCTGGGAGAAGCTCTCCTCAAGCAGGAGGGCATCTCTCCGCTGACATCTATATTGCAGCTTTGTCTTGATTTACAGCAGAACTTTTGGGAGACGTTATACCCGGAGATTGATGAAGGCGATCCGGGCCTGCGCGTTGTCCCTTTGCAGTGGGCCGCAAATCGCTATGCTGCGCTTGTCTATGGTGCCGGGCTTACATTGGAGCCCATTAATTTTTTCGAGTATAAAGCCGCACGTGTTGTCGGCAGGGAAGAAGACGCGAACAATAGCGAGCAGCAGCGGGAAGTCCGCGCCAAAGCGATCGCTGATGGAAAGCTCACAAGTGAAGAGGTAGATGAAGCGATTGCCGCTACGCCGAAGGCGTTCTATGTGGCTCTCGATGGATCGTTGGTCTCCGCTATCGAAGTGCTGCGTGAACTGGATGTCTATTGCGAGGAGAGCTATGGGCAGGAGGCTCCTTCGTTTCGCAAACTGCGGGAGGCTCTCGAAGAGGTACAAAATCTCGTCGGCTCCTTGCTGCGTGACAAGCGTCGGCTGGAACCCGACCCGGCGGAAGATACATCGGGTGGAGAGATCGAACGCGAAATCTATGCTTCTGATGGTGAAGCTTCCAGCGCGTTGACGGCCTCCCTAGACGAAGGAAACGATCAGTCTGCGCAGGCTCCCACCCACTCCGCTTCGAAACAGCCACTACGCTCCGAAAAAAGGCAGACATCGGCATGCGAAAGTTGGGACGACGCTCTTGGTCATATCGAGTCTGCAGTGACTTATATGGGTGGCCAGGATCCGAGCAGCCCTCTGCCATTTCTGCTACGAAGCTCGATGCGTCTCGCTGAGTTGCGTGGGATTTCCGTAAGTCGGCAGATGGAATACCTGATAGCTCCCTCTTCGGAGTTGAGGCAGGCCCTTAAAGGAGTAGCTGGTTCTGGGGACTGGCTGGAACTGCATCGCCAGAGCTTTGAAGCGCTTGGAACTCCCTGTGGCCGCGGATGGCTTGATCTTTATCGTTACCTCTGGACAAGTTGCAGAGCCATGGGTTGGGAGGCGCAACAGCTTTCCATCGCCGTCGCGATGCAGCAGATACTGCGTGAATTGCCAGAGCTGCGGGAATGGACGTTGAATGACGATACACCGGTTGCAAATGCAGAGACGATGCGTTGGCTTGCAGAAGAGATTGCTCCTCCTATAGCTCACGGCAATCATGAGGAGGAGCATTCGGCAGCAGCTCCTGTTGCGATAGCCATGCCTGTGGTCGCACTGGTATCTGAAGGCGAGTCCTCCGGCGCGGCAGAGGCAGAAGACCTCTTCCATACGGCTCAGGAGCTTGCTGCCAGGGGGCAGGTTCAGGGTGCTATTCAGATGTTAGCGCGCGATGCGGAGCATCAATCGATTGGGCGTCTGCGATACAGCCGCAACCTGCAGATCGCAGAGCTGTGTCTGCAGAGCGGCAATAGTGCTGTTGCAGTGCCGATGTTGCAGGAGCTTATACGCGAAGTGGAAGACCGCAAGCTTGAAAGCTGGGAGCCACGCGGGATCGTCGCAAAGCCTTATGTGCTGCTGCTGCAGTGTGCTTCCGCGGTGACGCTCGACGCTGCCCCACTCTTTGCGCGGCTGTGCGCCATCGATCCGAGCGTTGCGCTTGCCATTACCCCACCCGCACAGAGCTAA
- a CDS encoding type VI secretion system accessory protein TagJ produces the protein MDALSLYKAGQLGPAIETLGVELRTQPGDTRLRTFLFELLCFAGAYDRAEKQLDILADANQDAFAGALLYRAALHAQRTREELLLSGQLPARDSDSGPVSGSLNGTAFSSFEDEDSRFGTHLEAFIAGSYTLIPFRYIQRVEIAPPKRLRDLLWATAILTTTPDFRLQDLGEVLLPVLSPGSSTFPDDLVRLGRTTVWQNTGNEEDELPLGQKSFLVDGEAHSLLSVRELTFTRNSSLTAEER, from the coding sequence ATGGATGCACTTTCACTTTACAAGGCCGGGCAATTGGGCCCGGCCATTGAGACCCTTGGTGTTGAGCTTCGTACGCAGCCTGGTGACACCAGGCTGCGCACTTTTCTCTTCGAACTACTTTGCTTCGCGGGTGCTTATGATCGTGCGGAGAAACAACTCGATATTCTTGCTGATGCAAATCAGGATGCCTTTGCCGGCGCGCTGTTGTACCGTGCTGCGCTACATGCACAACGCACTCGGGAAGAACTCCTGCTTAGTGGGCAGCTTCCAGCCAGAGATTCTGATTCTGGTCCGGTCTCAGGTTCGTTGAACGGGACGGCCTTTAGCTCTTTTGAGGATGAGGACTCGCGGTTTGGAACTCACCTTGAGGCCTTTATCGCTGGCAGCTATACCCTCATTCCTTTTCGATATATCCAGCGGGTAGAGATCGCGCCGCCTAAGCGCCTGCGGGATCTGCTCTGGGCTACGGCTATCCTCACGACAACTCCAGATTTTCGTTTGCAGGATCTTGGAGAAGTCCTGCTTCCCGTGCTCTCTCCGGGCAGCTCAACCTTTCCTGATGATCTGGTGCGTCTGGGGCGCACAACGGTATGGCAGAACACAGGCAACGAAGAGGACGAGCTTCCTCTGGGGCAGAAGAGCTTTCTTGTCGATGGTGAAGCCCACTCCTTACTCTCCGTGCGCGAGCTCACTTTTACCCGTAATTCATCGCTTACGGCAGAGGAAAGATAA
- a CDS encoding Hcp family type VI secretion system effector — protein sequence MPYAGELDYYLNIPGCQGESQTSGATNQIKVNSFSFGGNSVSSVDATSGSSSGKVICGDLNLDLVMDKGGPLLFQGMTKGTHFATATLTGLKTAGSSPGTYFTLALTEAYVSSTQFSGQSSMPNLGISLSYNQITITYYMQSATGTLTSTGSVSYSRTTQVSS from the coding sequence ATGCCATATGCAGGCGAACTTGATTACTACCTCAATATTCCAGGTTGCCAGGGTGAGTCCCAGACCTCGGGTGCTACCAACCAGATCAAGGTGAATAGTTTCAGCTTCGGCGGCAACTCCGTGAGCAGCGTGGATGCAACCTCGGGTTCGTCGTCGGGGAAGGTAATCTGCGGCGATCTCAATCTCGATCTGGTGATGGATAAGGGCGGCCCACTGCTTTTTCAGGGAATGACAAAGGGTACCCACTTCGCTACGGCTACGCTGACCGGATTGAAGACGGCCGGCTCTTCTCCTGGAACTTACTTTACTCTCGCGTTGACAGAGGCTTATGTGTCCAGCACGCAGTTCAGTGGCCAGTCTTCCATGCCCAATTTGGGCATCTCCCTGTCCTATAACCAAATCACCATCACGTACTACATGCAGTCGGCGACAGGCACTCTCACCTCGACGGGTTCTGTTTCTTATTCGCGTACGACACAGGTAAGCAGCTAG
- the tssC gene encoding type VI secretion system contractile sheath large subunit: MSTTKTSVAAATSTVAANGEAQDVSLLDQIVAEGRFSKDAASQERGRDMIKEFVAQVLEGHMTVSRDAEATIQTRIAQIDQLISLQLNEILHHPSFQKLEGTWRGIRYLMDQSETNSMLKIKVLNVSKRELLKDLQRASEFDQSSLFKKVYEEEFGVFGGAPFAALIGDYEFGRGPEDIELLERVAQVASAAHAPFLSAASANLLNLEDFTQLGSPRDIGKIFDTTEYAKWKSFRQSEDSRYVGLTLPHVLMRLPYGKETKAVDDFDYEEAVDGTDHSKYLWGNAAYALGARLTNAFARYGWCAAIRGVEGGGLVEGLPAHTFRTDEGDVALKCPTEIAVTDRREKELADQGFIPLVHCKGTDYAAFFSVQSGNKPKLYDKDAANANARLSAQLPYILAMSRFAHYLKAIMRDKLGSFMSRDECEIFLNQWISHYVLSNDVATHAAKAKLPLREASIQVSEVPGKPGAYRAVAFLKPHFQLDELTISLRLVADLPESARS; encoded by the coding sequence TTGAGCACAACCAAGACATCAGTTGCAGCAGCGACCTCTACGGTCGCTGCGAACGGCGAAGCACAGGACGTATCTCTTCTTGATCAGATTGTTGCCGAAGGACGCTTCAGCAAGGATGCTGCGAGCCAGGAACGTGGCCGCGACATGATCAAGGAATTTGTGGCCCAGGTACTCGAAGGCCACATGACCGTGAGCCGGGATGCTGAAGCTACTATTCAGACGCGCATTGCGCAGATCGACCAGTTGATCTCGCTGCAGTTGAATGAAATTCTTCACCACCCGTCTTTTCAGAAGCTTGAAGGAACGTGGCGCGGGATCCGGTACCTCATGGACCAGAGCGAAACCAACTCCATGCTGAAGATCAAGGTTCTCAATGTTTCCAAGCGGGAGCTGCTCAAGGATCTGCAGAGAGCTTCGGAGTTCGATCAAAGCTCCCTGTTCAAGAAGGTCTATGAAGAAGAGTTCGGAGTCTTCGGTGGTGCACCTTTTGCTGCACTGATCGGTGACTACGAGTTCGGACGTGGACCCGAAGATATCGAGCTGCTGGAACGAGTGGCGCAGGTGGCCTCAGCCGCTCATGCTCCGTTCCTTTCTGCTGCCTCGGCTAATCTGCTTAACCTCGAGGACTTTACCCAGCTTGGAAGCCCGCGCGACATCGGAAAGATCTTCGATACGACCGAGTATGCCAAGTGGAAGAGCTTCCGCCAGTCTGAGGACTCGCGCTATGTAGGGTTGACGCTGCCTCACGTTCTGATGCGTCTGCCCTATGGAAAAGAGACGAAAGCTGTCGACGACTTCGACTACGAAGAAGCAGTCGATGGTACGGATCACTCCAAGTATCTGTGGGGCAATGCAGCCTATGCTTTGGGTGCGCGTCTCACAAACGCATTCGCAAGGTATGGCTGGTGCGCTGCGATCCGCGGTGTTGAGGGTGGCGGCCTTGTGGAAGGACTTCCGGCACACACCTTCCGTACCGATGAGGGTGATGTCGCACTCAAGTGCCCCACGGAGATTGCGGTTACAGACCGTCGCGAAAAAGAACTCGCCGATCAGGGCTTTATCCCGTTGGTGCACTGCAAGGGCACAGACTACGCGGCCTTTTTCAGTGTTCAGTCCGGCAACAAGCCGAAGCTCTACGACAAAGATGCGGCGAATGCGAATGCTCGGCTCTCCGCTCAGCTCCCATACATTCTCGCGATGTCGAGATTTGCGCACTATCTTAAAGCGATTATGCGCGATAAGCTTGGCAGCTTCATGTCGCGTGACGAATGCGAGATATTCCTGAACCAATGGATTTCGCATTATGTCTTGTCGAACGATGTTGCGACCCACGCTGCCAAAGCGAAGTTGCCACTCCGTGAAGCTTCGATTCAGGTGTCAGAGGTTCCCGGCAAGCCTGGTGCCTACCGTGCGGTTGCTTTCCTCAAGCCGCACTTCCAGTTGGATGAACTCACCATCTCCCTCCGCCTTGTTGCGGATCTTCCTGAGTCTGCGCGCAGCTAA
- the tssB gene encoding type VI secretion system contractile sheath small subunit produces MARESTQHKLDRVRSPRVQITYDVEVGDAIELKELPFVMGVLGDLTGQPKTPLEALKERKFVEINPDNFDTVLKGMEPHLAYSVANKLSDMGDGAQIKVDLTFESLEDFEPVNVARQVGPLRELLELRTRLSDLRGTLQGNDKLDEMLLAAVSNTETRDKLRKEVTSGGAN; encoded by the coding sequence ATGGCAAGAGAAAGTACACAGCATAAGCTTGATCGCGTACGTTCGCCGCGCGTTCAGATTACCTACGACGTCGAGGTGGGTGATGCGATCGAATTGAAGGAGCTGCCGTTCGTGATGGGTGTGCTCGGAGACCTGACCGGTCAGCCGAAGACCCCGCTCGAGGCTCTCAAGGAACGCAAGTTTGTCGAGATCAACCCCGACAACTTCGATACCGTGCTCAAGGGTATGGAGCCGCACCTGGCCTATTCTGTCGCCAATAAGCTGAGCGATATGGGTGACGGAGCGCAGATCAAAGTCGATCTGACCTTCGAGTCGCTCGAAGATTTTGAGCCGGTAAATGTTGCGCGGCAGGTTGGACCGCTGCGCGAGCTGCTCGAGCTGCGCACGCGTCTCTCGGATCTTCGCGGCACCCTCCAGGGCAACGACAAGCTGGATGAGATGCTGCTGGCTGCGGTCTCCAATACGGAAACGCGCGACAAGCTGCGTAAAGAAGTCACCAGTGGAGGTGCGAATTGA